The Thermoanaerobacterium sp. PSU-2 genome window below encodes:
- the rpsI gene encoding 30S ribosomal protein S9, with amino-acid sequence MAAIQFFGTGRRKTSVARVRLVPGKGNIIINGRSLDDYFGLDTLKYTVRQPLILTENIDKFDVIAKVEGGGLSGQAGAIRLGITRALMKADNELRPILKKAGFVTRDPRMKERKKYGLKKARKAPQFSKR; translated from the coding sequence ATGGCTGCTATCCAATTTTTTGGTACAGGTAGGAGAAAAACATCTGTTGCACGTGTTAGATTAGTCCCAGGGAAAGGCAACATAATAATAAATGGTAGATCTCTTGACGACTATTTCGGATTGGACACTTTAAAATACACGGTCAGACAACCACTTATTTTAACTGAAAATATCGATAAATTTGATGTAATTGCTAAAGTTGAAGGCGGTGGATTATCAGGCCAAGCTGGTGCAATTAGATTAGGTATTACAAGAGCATTAATGAAGGCTGACAATGAATTAAGACCGATTCTTAAGAAGGCTGGATTTGTGACAAGAGATCCAAGGATGAAAGAGAGAAAGAAATACGGTCTCAAGAAAGCAAGAAAAGCACCACAATTTTCAAAGAGATAA
- the rplM gene encoding 50S ribosomal protein L13 has translation MKSFMPKKNEVERKWYVIDAEGKVLGRLASQVAKILSGKNKPIYSPSVDTGDFVIIVNADKVVLTGKKLEQKYFKYYTGHPGGLKLIQYKTLMRTKPEKAIMRAVKGMLPKNKLGRQMIKKLKVYTGPEHKHAAQKPEKLDI, from the coding sequence GTGAAGTCATTCATGCCAAAAAAGAATGAAGTGGAAAGAAAATGGTATGTCATAGATGCCGAAGGAAAAGTGTTAGGCAGATTAGCTAGCCAAGTTGCAAAGATTTTGTCTGGTAAAAATAAACCGATATATTCACCCAGCGTTGATACAGGTGATTTTGTGATAATTGTCAATGCAGACAAAGTCGTATTGACGGGCAAAAAATTAGAGCAAAAGTACTTTAAATATTACACAGGGCATCCTGGTGGACTTAAATTAATACAGTACAAGACTTTAATGAGGACAAAACCTGAAAAAGCTATCATGAGAGCTGTAAAAGGAATGCTTCCTAAAAACAAATTAGGAAGACAAATGATAAAAAAATTAAAAGTTTATACTGGTCCTGAACATAAGCATGCAGCACAGAAACCAGAGAAACTTGACATATAA
- the truA gene encoding tRNA pseudouridine(38-40) synthase TruA produces MRNIVLVIEYDGTNYHGWQIQKNAVTVQEVITKAIKKITSEDVNLIGSSRTDAGVHALNQVANFISNCNIPLSKMPNALNSVLPKDIVIKNAYEADMDFHSRYSAKGKRYKYIIYNRKFNSPIYRNYSWHISNELDLDKMVESLTYLKGTHDFSAFKASGSSVKDSIRTVRDISLRKNDFNVEFEIEADGFLYNMVRIIVGTIVDVGLGKINPIHVKEILESKDRCMAGKTAPPQGLFLTKIYY; encoded by the coding sequence ATGAGAAACATAGTTTTGGTTATAGAATACGATGGAACAAATTATCATGGGTGGCAGATCCAGAAAAACGCTGTTACAGTTCAAGAAGTCATAACGAAGGCGATAAAAAAAATAACATCAGAGGATGTAAACTTGATTGGTTCCAGCAGGACAGATGCTGGAGTTCATGCCCTAAATCAAGTTGCCAATTTCATATCTAACTGTAATATACCTTTATCAAAAATGCCTAATGCATTAAATAGTGTGCTTCCAAAAGACATAGTTATTAAAAATGCTTATGAGGCAGATATGGATTTTCATTCCAGATATTCTGCCAAAGGTAAAAGGTATAAATACATCATATACAACAGAAAATTTAATTCACCTATATATAGAAATTATAGCTGGCACATAAGCAATGAATTGGATTTAGATAAAATGGTTGAATCATTGACGTATTTAAAAGGGACACACGATTTTTCAGCCTTTAAAGCCAGTGGAAGCAGTGTAAAAGATTCTATAAGAACAGTAAGAGATATTTCACTTAGAAAAAATGATTTTAATGTAGAGTTTGAGATTGAAGCGGATGGATTTTTATACAATATGGTCAGAATAATCGTAGGAACGATTGTTGATGTGGGGCTAGGGAAGATTAACCCTATTCACGTCAAAGAAATTTTAGAATCAAAAGATCGATGCATGGCGGGGAAAACTGCACCACCACAAGGATTGTTTTTAACTAAAATATACTATTGA
- a CDS encoding energy-coupling factor transporter transmembrane component T — MLKNITIGQYIPGNTFIHRLDPRVKIILSVVFIILLFIITKFSGYIFILLFLLLSVFVSKIPLSYIFKGLKPILVILILTVGLNVFFTPGGTYLASIGPLKITSNGVRLALFMGLRLIFLIVGTSLLTLTTSPIALTDGIENLLTPFKSIGLPAHELAMMMTIALRFIPTLLEETDKIMKAQMARGADFESGNLVKRAKNLIPLLVPLFISAFRRADELAVAMEARCYRGGFNRTKLKQLKVSNRDYVAILLTVILVGIIIWNRFWPW, encoded by the coding sequence ATGCTTAAAAATATAACTATTGGTCAATATATACCTGGCAATACATTTATACACCGTTTAGATCCCAGAGTAAAAATAATATTATCCGTAGTATTCATTATTTTGCTATTTATAATCACAAAGTTTTCTGGCTATATTTTTATTCTGTTATTTTTGCTATTAAGCGTATTTGTTTCAAAAATACCATTAAGTTATATCTTTAAAGGGTTAAAGCCAATTCTCGTGATTTTAATATTGACTGTTGGATTGAATGTATTTTTTACTCCCGGTGGAACATACCTTGCGTCAATAGGTCCGCTTAAGATAACTTCAAATGGAGTAAGATTAGCTTTATTTATGGGGTTAAGGCTTATATTTTTGATAGTTGGCACATCGCTCTTGACATTGACGACATCCCCGATTGCCCTTACAGATGGAATAGAAAACCTCTTAACGCCATTTAAATCTATTGGATTACCTGCCCACGAATTAGCAATGATGATGACAATAGCACTGAGATTCATACCGACACTGCTTGAAGAAACAGATAAAATAATGAAAGCTCAGATGGCCAGAGGTGCCGACTTTGAAAGTGGCAATTTAGTCAAAAGAGCTAAAAATTTGATTCCGCTATTGGTGCCTTTATTTATAAGCGCTTTTAGGAGAGCTGATGAACTCGCAGTGGCAATGGAAGCAAGGTGCTATAGAGGTGGATTCAATAGGACAAAGTTAAAACAATTAAAAGTAAGCAATAGAGATTACGTAGCAATTTTGTTGACAGTGATTCTCGTGGGAATAATAATATGGAATAGATTTTGGCCATGGTGA